The Candidatus Limnocylindria bacterium genome has a window encoding:
- a CDS encoding amino acid permease — VVGISKFQVGAWMVIAILPVLVAMLYAINRHYRSIEDSLLIAATAPIRVQPTVPRVVVPISRIDRASLRALSIARGLGGEVHAVHISYDTQGAAAFKRRWESVVGETIALDTIISPYRALMPPLLKYLDAIDRGGPGRPIIVVLAEFVPRHWWEALLHNQTALLLKLRLFVRRNTAVLDVPYHLDDPEPLDVEDERPGR, encoded by the coding sequence TCGTCGTCGGCATCAGCAAGTTCCAGGTCGGTGCGTGGATGGTCATCGCGATCCTGCCGGTCCTCGTCGCGATGCTGTACGCGATCAATCGCCACTACCGATCGATCGAAGACAGCCTCCTCATCGCGGCGACCGCCCCGATCCGCGTGCAGCCGACGGTCCCGCGCGTCGTGGTGCCGATCAGCCGCATCGACCGCGCTTCGCTGCGCGCGCTGAGCATCGCGCGCGGCCTGGGCGGTGAGGTGCACGCGGTCCACATCTCGTACGACACCCAAGGCGCCGCGGCGTTCAAGCGGCGCTGGGAAAGCGTCGTGGGCGAGACGATCGCGCTCGATACCATAATCTCGCCGTACCGTGCGCTCATGCCACCGCTCCTCAAATATCTCGACGCGATCGACCGGGGTGGCCCCGGACGGCCGATCATCGTGGTCCTCGCGGAGTTCGTGCCGCGGCACTGGTGGGAAGCTCTGCTCCACAACCAGACCGCGTTGCTGTTGAAGCTACGGTTATTCGTACGACGCAACACAGCCGTGCTCGACGTGCCGTATCACCTCGACGATCCCGAACCGCTGGATGTGGAGGATGAGCGACCGGGGCGATAA